A single genomic interval of Streptomyces sp. NBC_00663 harbors:
- a CDS encoding sensor histidine kinase, producing the protein MRRVLWSLLIAGLSDPASLVSLVAANALMPWLVGRYTTARKAHVDELRHRREAELRDAQAEMAAAVAKERETIAVELHVVSHHVSAIGVHATAARLNLAPHPLTDNGAVRTSLTAVEKSSQAAMVDLRRLLSLLHEGDGSPDQPGLAMLPDLFDGIRSSGLQVTYVVYDTPHPLPRAIDTTLYRVAQEMMTNALRHGDGKPARVELDYSGDRIGLTARNRIVPGADPVAGNSPSAGFGIGLEGMRKRAEALGGSAAFGIVSDGLYWESNVTIPLGGAS; encoded by the coding sequence GTGCGCCGGGTCCTGTGGTCGTTGCTGATCGCCGGGCTGAGTGACCCCGCTTCTCTGGTGAGCCTCGTGGCCGCAAATGCCCTGATGCCGTGGCTGGTCGGGCGGTACACCACCGCGCGCAAAGCACACGTGGACGAACTGCGCCACCGACGCGAAGCCGAACTGCGAGACGCCCAAGCCGAGATGGCCGCGGCAGTGGCCAAGGAGCGCGAAACAATAGCCGTCGAACTGCACGTCGTCTCCCACCACGTCAGCGCGATCGGCGTCCACGCCACGGCGGCCCGGCTGAACCTCGCGCCGCACCCGCTCACCGACAACGGCGCGGTGCGCACCTCGCTCACCGCGGTCGAGAAGTCCAGCCAGGCCGCGATGGTCGACCTGCGACGCCTGCTGTCATTGCTGCACGAAGGTGATGGGTCACCGGATCAGCCAGGGCTGGCAATGCTGCCCGATCTGTTCGACGGCATCCGGTCTTCCGGCCTGCAGGTGACCTACGTCGTCTACGACACCCCGCACCCGCTCCCCCGCGCCATCGACACCACGCTGTACCGGGTGGCGCAGGAGATGATGACGAACGCCCTGCGGCACGGCGACGGGAAACCTGCTCGCGTGGAACTCGACTACAGCGGCGACCGCATAGGCCTCACCGCCCGCAACCGGATCGTCCCCGGCGCGGATCCGGTGGCAGGCAACTCCCCTTCCGCCGGCTTCGGGATCGGACTCGAGGGAATGCGCAAGCGCGCGGAGGCGCTGGGCGGC